A genome region from Chthonomonas sp. includes the following:
- a CDS encoding DM13 domain-containing protein, whose product MALNKTKKILLITAIPVAIAGWALFRPELALINKTVNESAPSAATSKVLAAGQFESFAHETVGNAQFINDGGKTILRLTNFKTSNGPDVRVLLVRGDNAQKFGDDYLDLGEIKGNHGDQNYVLPAGTEISSYQAVSIWCKRFNVSFGGAKLKSEKVQASLPTVASTRLAAFGEIKVTGGKFSGAAGRADMIENDGKRLLRLSGVKVKGLELYLLKKETYSKSVDISKVTKEFLGATKSAATQQFSVSKDLDLWLYRSVVLVDPKTKTVKASAALRSDQEQKSGSSLSLAI is encoded by the coding sequence ATGGCACTCAACAAGACCAAGAAAATCCTCCTTATCACCGCCATTCCCGTCGCCATCGCCGGCTGGGCACTCTTCCGCCCCGAACTGGCGCTCATCAACAAGACGGTCAACGAATCGGCCCCGAGCGCCGCGACCAGCAAGGTGCTCGCCGCCGGCCAATTCGAGAGCTTCGCTCACGAAACCGTGGGCAACGCTCAGTTCATCAACGACGGCGGCAAGACCATCCTTCGCCTGACGAACTTCAAGACTTCGAACGGTCCCGACGTACGGGTGCTGCTGGTCCGCGGCGACAACGCCCAGAAGTTCGGCGACGACTATCTTGATCTCGGCGAGATCAAGGGTAATCACGGCGATCAGAACTATGTGTTGCCGGCCGGCACGGAGATTAGCTCCTACCAAGCGGTGAGCATTTGGTGCAAGCGCTTCAACGTCTCCTTCGGTGGAGCCAAGCTGAAGTCCGAAAAGGTTCAGGCATCGCTCCCCACCGTGGCGAGCACCCGCCTGGCTGCGTTCGGCGAGATCAAGGTTACCGGCGGCAAGTTCTCCGGCGCGGCCGGTCGCGCCGATATGATCGAGAACGACGGCAAACGCCTCCTGCGGCTCTCGGGTGTCAAGGTGAAAGGGCTCGAGCTCTACCTCCTTAAGAAGGAGACCTACTCCAAGTCGGTGGACATTTCGAAGGTGACCAAGGAATTCTTGGGCGCAACGAAGTCCGCGGCCACTCAACAATTTTCCGTCTCCAAAGACCTTGACCTCTGGCTTTACCGCTCGGTAGTTCTCGTTGATCCCAAAACGAAAACGGTCAAAGCTTCCGCCGCCCTGCGCTCGGATCAAGAGCAAAAGTCCGGCTCGTCACTCTCGCTTGCGATCTAG
- the rpsT gene encoding 30S ribosomal protein S20, translating into MANIKSMKKDLRRNAKKRAVNLAMKSSLKTYIKKAKGEGSADTVTKAVKALDKAVQRGIIHKNQAARRKSRMMLAANKAAAAK; encoded by the coding sequence ATGGCAAACATTAAGTCAATGAAGAAGGATCTTCGCCGCAACGCGAAGAAGCGAGCCGTGAACCTCGCAATGAAGAGCAGCTTGAAGACCTACATCAAGAAGGCGAAGGGCGAAGGTTCGGCCGATACCGTGACCAAGGCCGTCAAGGCTCTGGACAAGGCCGTGCAACGTGGCATCATCCACAAGAACCAAGCCGCGCGCCGCAAATCGCGCATGATGCTGGCCGCCAACAAGGCTGCCGCCGCAAAGTAA
- a CDS encoding RNA polymerase sigma factor → MFNRSRQPGTKSSLALAIDENLELLFRVARQLTGNDTDAEDIVGQTLLQATKAWPRFDGRHPRAWLLTILRNEFFASARWAKARPEVPIEDSQEPMDNTFWHEIDWRLIGDGLSKILTALPDEFRHVIALCDIEEVSRDEAALVLNVPVGTINSRLHRGRKLLRERVIRELGLSH, encoded by the coding sequence ATGTTTAACCGCTCACGCCAACCGGGAACAAAGTCCAGCCTCGCGCTGGCGATTGACGAGAATCTCGAACTTCTGTTTCGGGTCGCTCGCCAACTTACGGGCAACGATACGGACGCCGAGGACATCGTTGGTCAAACGCTCCTCCAAGCCACCAAAGCGTGGCCGAGGTTCGATGGACGCCATCCGCGAGCCTGGCTGCTCACCATTCTTCGCAATGAGTTCTTCGCCTCGGCTCGCTGGGCTAAAGCTCGGCCGGAGGTTCCCATTGAAGACTCGCAAGAGCCGATGGACAACACCTTTTGGCATGAGATTGATTGGCGTCTCATTGGCGATGGCCTCAGCAAAATCCTCACTGCCTTGCCGGACGAGTTCCGGCACGTCATCGCCCTGTGCGATATCGAAGAAGTGAGCCGGGACGAGGCGGCGCTGGTGCTGAATGTGCCGGTCGGAACGATCAATTCCCGGTTGCACCGGGGCAGAAAACTTTTGAGAGAACGCGTTATTCGAGAATTGGGCCTGTCCCACTAA